The Symphalangus syndactylus isolate Jambi chromosome 16, NHGRI_mSymSyn1-v2.1_pri, whole genome shotgun sequence genome has a window encoding:
- the LOC129464483 gene encoding small ribosomal subunit protein eS24-like, with translation MNDTVTIRTRKFMTNRLLQRKQMVIDVLHPGKATVPKTEIREKLAKMYKTTPDVIFVFGFRTHFGGGKTTGFGMIYNSLDYAKKNEPKHRLARHGLYEKKKISRKQRKERKNRMKKVRGTAKANAGAGKKPKE, from the coding sequence ATGAACGACACTGTAACTATCCGCACTAGAAAGTTCATGACCAACCGACTACTTCAGAGGAAACAGATGGTCATTGATGTCCTTCACCCCGGGAAGGCAACAGTGCCTAAGACAGAAATTCGGGAAAAACTAGCCAAAATGTACAAGACCACACCAGATGTCATCTTTGTATTTGGATTCAGAACTCATTTTGGTGGTGGCAAGACAACTGGCTTTGGCATGATTTACAATTCCCTGGAttatgcaaagaaaaatgaaccCAAACATAGACTTGCAAGACATGGCCTGTATGAGAAGAAAAAGATCTCAAGAAAGCAACGAAAGGAACGCAAGAACAGAATGAAGAAAGTCAGGGGGACCGCAAAGGCCAATGCTGGTGCTGGCAAAAAGCCGAAGGAGTAA